In Luteimonas viscosa, the following proteins share a genomic window:
- a CDS encoding helicase HerA-like domain-containing protein — translation MDQILVGKAITTADGECVQLLSKYGNRHGLVAGATGTGKTVTLMTLAEGFSRIGVPVFLADVKGDVAGLAVAGTSNEKLQARIDQIGIDGWTPEGNPVVFWDLYGKLGHPVRTTVSEMGPTLLSRILELNDIQSGVIDIVFKLADDRGLLLLDLDDLRALLNLVVEERKTISTEYGLVSPQSVGAIQRALLRLEQDGGDHFFGEPALELADLMRTTPSGRGVIGILAADQLILRPRLYSSFLLWLLSELFETLPEVGDLDRPKLVFVFDEAHLLFDDAPLALRQRIEQVVRIIRSKGVGVYFCSQFPDDVPDDILGQLGNRVQHALRAFTPRDQKAVRTAAETFVANPRLDVAQTIGKLGTGEALVSTLQDKGIPMPVEHTLVAPPRCRMGAITDAERAQVRAGSPVGGKYDKALNRESAAELLAARAQAATAHAGAPPAKGGKDAAEAEGGMGRAVNEWLFGTKRRQGVVQAAGKQAARTITSRIVRGILGGILK, via the coding sequence ATGGACCAGATCCTCGTCGGCAAGGCGATCACCACCGCGGACGGCGAGTGCGTCCAGCTGCTGTCGAAGTACGGCAATCGCCACGGCCTCGTCGCCGGCGCGACCGGTACCGGCAAGACGGTCACGCTGATGACCCTGGCCGAGGGCTTTTCCCGGATCGGGGTGCCCGTGTTCCTCGCCGACGTCAAGGGCGACGTCGCCGGTCTCGCGGTAGCGGGCACGTCGAACGAAAAACTCCAGGCGCGCATCGACCAGATCGGGATCGACGGCTGGACGCCCGAAGGCAACCCGGTGGTGTTCTGGGACCTGTACGGCAAGCTCGGCCATCCGGTGCGCACCACGGTGAGCGAGATGGGGCCGACCCTGCTCTCGCGCATCCTCGAACTCAACGACATCCAGTCGGGCGTGATCGACATCGTGTTCAAGCTCGCCGACGACCGCGGCCTGCTGCTGCTCGACCTCGACGACCTGCGCGCGCTGCTGAACCTGGTGGTCGAGGAGCGCAAGACCATCTCCACCGAGTACGGCCTGGTCAGCCCGCAATCGGTCGGCGCGATCCAGCGCGCGCTGCTGCGACTGGAACAGGACGGCGGCGACCATTTCTTCGGCGAGCCGGCACTGGAGCTTGCGGACCTGATGCGCACCACCCCCAGCGGTCGCGGGGTGATCGGCATCCTCGCCGCCGACCAGCTGATCCTCCGGCCGCGGCTGTACTCGAGCTTCCTGCTGTGGCTGCTGTCGGAACTGTTCGAGACCCTGCCCGAGGTCGGGGACCTGGACAGGCCGAAGCTGGTGTTCGTGTTCGACGAGGCGCACCTGCTGTTCGACGACGCGCCGCTGGCGCTGCGCCAGCGCATCGAGCAGGTGGTGCGCATCATCCGTTCCAAGGGCGTGGGCGTGTACTTCTGCTCGCAGTTCCCCGACGACGTGCCCGACGACATCCTCGGCCAGCTCGGCAATCGCGTGCAGCATGCGCTGCGGGCGTTCACCCCGCGCGACCAGAAGGCGGTGCGGACCGCCGCCGAAACCTTCGTCGCCAACCCCCGGCTCGACGTGGCGCAGACCATCGGCAAGCTGGGCACCGGCGAGGCGCTCGTCTCCACGTTGCAGGACAAGGGTATCCCCATGCCCGTCGAACACACCCTGGTCGCGCCGCCGCGCTGCCGCATGGGGGCGATCACCGACGCCGAGCGCGCGCAGGTGCGGGCCGGCAGCCCGGTGGGCGGAAAATACGACAAGGCGCTGAACCGGGAATCGGCGGCCGAACTGCTGGCGGCGCGCGCGCAGGCCGCGACCGCGCACGCCGGCGCGCCGCCGGCGAAAGGCGGGAAGGATGCGGCGGAGGCCGAAGGCGGCATGGGCCGCGCGGTCAACGAATGGCTGTTCGGCACGAAGCGACGCCAGGGCGTGGTGCAGGCCGCCGGCAAGCAGGCCGCGCGCACCATCACCAGCCGGATCGTGCGCGGCATCCTCGGCGGCATCCTCAAGTAG
- a CDS encoding copper resistance protein NlpE: MTLRIAPSLLLVPLAFALAACQPDPEPAPPQPPEPITAGSGAANAPGAAVADTDAIAVVHRAPEDPTGFDRKDFAGTFSGILPCEDCPGVDTRLVIDADGRFQLAETRHEGDTTQEMSGTWTIDDAGVRLLLDPDTKDAGDRHFEVVSKDEIRMLDAAGNPAQSAHNLSLRR, encoded by the coding sequence ATGACCCTTCGCATCGCACCCAGCCTGCTCCTGGTGCCGCTCGCGTTCGCGCTCGCCGCCTGCCAGCCCGATCCGGAGCCGGCGCCGCCGCAGCCACCCGAGCCCATCACGGCCGGATCGGGTGCCGCGAACGCGCCCGGCGCGGCCGTCGCGGATACCGACGCCATCGCCGTGGTCCATCGCGCGCCGGAGGATCCGACCGGATTCGACCGCAAGGACTTCGCCGGCACGTTCTCCGGCATCCTGCCGTGCGAGGATTGCCCGGGAGTCGACACCCGGCTGGTGATCGACGCCGACGGCCGCTTCCAGCTGGCCGAGACCCGGCACGAAGGCGACACCACGCAGGAAATGTCCGGCACCTGGACCATCGACGATGCCGGCGTGCGGCTGCTGCTGGACCCGGACACCAAGGATGCGGGCGACCGCCACTTCGAAGTCGTGTCCAAGGACGAGATCCGCATGCTCGATGCGGCCGGCAACCCCGCGCAAAGCGCGCACAACCTCAGCCTGCGGCGCTGA
- the greB gene encoding transcription elongation factor GreB has translation MGRWRPPAEKSTALVTPEGHARLKAELDQLWRLQRPEVVKALAAAAAEGDRSENAEYTYRKKQLGEIDRRVRYLSKRLESLRVVDAAPSDPQAVFFGAQVEVEDTASGETAHYRIVGPDETDARRGWISIDSPLARAMLKKRVDDEFEAQLPGGPARFFIVDVRYGG, from the coding sequence TTGGGTCGCTGGCGCCCGCCCGCGGAGAAGAGCACCGCGCTGGTGACCCCGGAGGGCCACGCGCGCCTGAAGGCCGAGCTCGACCAGCTGTGGCGGCTGCAGCGCCCGGAGGTGGTGAAGGCACTGGCCGCGGCCGCAGCCGAGGGCGACCGCTCCGAGAACGCCGAGTACACCTACCGCAAGAAACAGCTCGGCGAGATCGACCGGCGCGTACGCTACCTGAGCAAACGCCTCGAGTCGTTGCGCGTGGTCGACGCCGCACCTTCCGACCCGCAGGCGGTGTTCTTCGGCGCGCAGGTCGAGGTCGAGGACACCGCCAGCGGCGAGACCGCGCACTACCGCATCGTCGGCCCCGACGAGACCGATGCCCGGCGCGGGTGGATCAGCATCGATTCGCCGCTCGCCCGGGCCATGCTGAAGAAGCGGGTGGACGACGAGTTCGAGGCGCAATTGCCGGGCGGCCCGGCGCGATTCTTCATCGTCGACGTGCGCTACGGCGGCTGA
- the rimO gene encoding 30S ribosomal protein S12 methylthiotransferase RimO, producing the protein MSAASPKVGFVSLGCPKALVDSERILTQLRVEGYDLVQSYDAADVVVVNTCGFIDSAVAESLDAIGEAIAENGKVIVTGCLGKRASLIRETHPDVLSISGPQDYASVMSAVHAALPPRHDPFVDLVPRRAREDDVGIKLTPKHYAYLKISEGCNHRCSFCIIPSMRGDLVSRPVDEVLREAERLVERGGVRELLVVSQDTSAYGVDVRYAEREWRGRAHQTRMKALCEGLSELGAWTRLHYVYPYPHVDEIIPLMADGKLLPYLDIPFQHASPRILRLMKRPGAVDRVRERIARWRGICPELTIRSTFIVGFPGETEAEFEELLDFLREVRLDRVGAFAYSPVDGATANALPDPVPEAAKQERLARFMEVQAEISAQKLEAKVGSIQRCIVDLVDGEIAIARSMADAPEIDGVVQIQDGRDAGLQPGDFVDVAVMGSDEHDLYGEVVPARRPAG; encoded by the coding sequence ATGTCCGCAGCCAGTCCAAAGGTCGGTTTCGTCAGCCTCGGCTGCCCCAAGGCGCTGGTGGATTCCGAGCGCATCCTCACCCAGTTGCGCGTCGAGGGCTACGACCTCGTCCAGAGCTACGACGCCGCCGACGTGGTGGTGGTCAACACCTGCGGCTTCATCGATTCGGCAGTGGCCGAGTCGCTGGACGCGATCGGCGAGGCGATCGCGGAGAACGGCAAGGTGATCGTCACCGGCTGCCTGGGCAAGCGCGCCTCGCTGATCCGCGAGACCCACCCGGACGTGCTCTCGATCAGCGGCCCGCAGGACTATGCCAGCGTGATGTCGGCCGTGCATGCCGCGCTGCCGCCGAGGCACGACCCCTTCGTCGACCTGGTGCCGCGGCGCGCGCGCGAGGACGACGTCGGCATCAAGCTCACTCCGAAGCACTACGCCTACCTGAAGATTTCCGAGGGCTGCAACCACCGCTGCAGCTTCTGCATCATCCCGTCGATGCGCGGCGACCTGGTGTCGCGCCCGGTGGACGAGGTGCTGCGCGAGGCCGAGCGGCTGGTGGAACGTGGCGGCGTGCGCGAACTGCTGGTGGTCTCGCAGGACACCTCCGCCTACGGCGTCGACGTGCGGTACGCCGAACGCGAGTGGCGCGGCCGCGCGCACCAGACGCGGATGAAGGCGCTGTGCGAAGGACTGTCGGAACTCGGCGCCTGGACGCGGCTGCACTACGTGTACCCGTACCCGCACGTGGACGAGATCATCCCGCTGATGGCGGACGGCAAGCTGCTGCCCTACCTCGACATCCCGTTCCAGCACGCGAGCCCGCGCATCCTGCGGCTGATGAAGCGCCCGGGCGCGGTCGACAGGGTGCGCGAGCGCATCGCGCGCTGGCGCGGGATCTGCCCGGAACTGACCATCCGCAGCACCTTCATCGTCGGCTTTCCGGGCGAGACCGAGGCCGAATTCGAGGAGCTGCTGGATTTCCTGCGCGAGGTGCGCCTGGACCGCGTCGGCGCGTTCGCCTACTCGCCGGTGGACGGCGCCACCGCGAACGCGCTGCCCGATCCCGTGCCCGAAGCGGCGAAGCAGGAGCGCCTCGCGCGTTTCATGGAAGTGCAGGCGGAGATCTCGGCGCAGAAGCTCGAAGCCAAGGTCGGCAGCATCCAGCGCTGCATCGTGGACCTCGTCGACGGCGAGATCGCGATCGCGCGCTCGATGGCGGATGCGCCGGAAATCGACGGCGTGGTGCAGATCCAGGACGGCCGCGACGCCGGCTTGCAGCCCGGCGACTTCGTCGACGTCGCCGTCATGGGCAGCGACGAGCACGACCTGTATGGCGAAGTCGTGCCTGCGCGCCGGCCCGCAGGCTGA
- a CDS encoding dienelactone hydrolase family protein has product MGRDIVIHGPHGPIDAWRAEPPDHAAALGGVLVLQEIFGVNEHIRSVAEGYAAAGYVALAPALFDPVARNVELGYDEAGFARGRALVDALGMDRAVGVVRAAADALRDEGLRVAAIGFCWGGSVAFLANARLGIPAVAYYGARTEPFLGEPLRAPMLFHFGGDDASTPPAYIQAHRDACPDADIHVYPGAGHAFNRDVDPRHFHATSAALARKRTLAFLDAALR; this is encoded by the coding sequence ATGGGCCGCGACATCGTCATCCACGGGCCGCATGGACCGATCGATGCCTGGCGCGCCGAGCCGCCCGACCATGCCGCGGCGCTGGGCGGGGTTCTGGTGCTGCAGGAGATCTTCGGCGTCAACGAGCACATCCGCAGCGTCGCCGAGGGTTACGCCGCGGCCGGCTACGTGGCGCTGGCGCCGGCCCTGTTCGATCCGGTGGCGCGCAACGTGGAGCTGGGCTACGACGAGGCCGGGTTCGCCCGTGGCCGCGCGCTGGTCGACGCGCTGGGCATGGACCGGGCGGTTGGCGTAGTCCGCGCCGCGGCGGACGCCCTGCGTGACGAAGGGCTGAGGGTCGCCGCGATCGGCTTCTGCTGGGGCGGCAGTGTCGCCTTCCTCGCGAACGCCCGCCTGGGCATTCCGGCGGTCGCCTACTACGGCGCCCGTACGGAGCCCTTCCTGGGCGAACCGTTGCGCGCGCCGATGCTGTTCCATTTCGGTGGCGACGACGCCAGCACCCCGCCCGCCTACATCCAGGCGCACCGGGATGCGTGTCCCGACGCCGACATCCACGTCTACCCCGGCGCCGGACACGCCTTCAACCGCGACGTGGATCCGCGCCATTTCCACGCCACCAGCGCCGCGCTGGCGCGCAAGCGTACGCTGGCCTTCCTCGACGCCGCGCTGCGCTGA
- a CDS encoding HIT domain-containing protein yields MSHHPQEPARYALHPQLAADTHPLASLELCDLRLMDDANYPWLVLVPRIAEARELLDLDAAQRHRLTDEIDLAARVLTGVFRPFKLNVAALGNLVPQLHVHVIARFEDDPAWPAPVWGRVAARPYSPEALVGRIRLLDAALRA; encoded by the coding sequence ATGAGCCATCACCCGCAAGAGCCCGCCCGTTACGCCCTGCATCCCCAGCTGGCGGCGGACACCCACCCGCTGGCGTCGCTCGAGCTGTGCGACCTGCGGCTGATGGACGATGCCAACTATCCCTGGCTGGTGCTGGTGCCGCGCATCGCCGAGGCCCGCGAACTACTCGACCTCGACGCCGCCCAGCGCCACCGCCTCACCGACGAGATCGACCTGGCCGCCCGCGTCCTGACCGGCGTGTTCCGTCCGTTCAAGCTGAATGTCGCCGCGCTCGGCAACCTGGTGCCGCAACTGCACGTGCACGTGATCGCACGCTTCGAGGACGACCCGGCCTGGCCGGCACCGGTGTGGGGACGCGTCGCCGCGCGCCCGTACAGCCCGGAAGCGCTGGTGGGACGCATCCGCCTGCTGGACGCCGCGCTGCGCGCGTGA
- the pxpB gene encoding 5-oxoprolinase subunit PxpB, whose amino-acid sequence MNEATIEPLGEDALLLRLGREIDPAVNARVHALARRIEAARPPWLREVVPAYASLAVFLDIDPCTDAGVRAFASAIEWLRRQLDPALSAELPGQARDPATIIEIPVCYGPACAPDLDDLAAHAGLSRQEVVALHCAGDYQVAMVGFAPGFPYLIGLDPRLAMPRLASPRTHVPAGSVAIGGAQAGIYPRASPGGWRLVGRTPLALFDVSWPSPCLLAAGQRVRFRAIDEAAFEALRAEAAA is encoded by the coding sequence GTGAACGAAGCCACGATCGAGCCCCTGGGCGAGGACGCGCTGCTGCTGCGGCTGGGCCGCGAGATCGACCCGGCGGTGAACGCCCGCGTGCATGCGCTGGCACGGCGGATCGAGGCCGCGCGGCCGCCGTGGCTGCGAGAGGTGGTGCCGGCGTACGCGTCGCTGGCGGTGTTCCTCGACATCGATCCCTGCACGGATGCCGGCGTGCGGGCGTTCGCGTCCGCGATCGAATGGCTGCGCCGCCAGCTCGATCCGGCGCTGTCCGCGGAACTTCCCGGACAGGCCCGGGACCCGGCCACGATCATCGAGATCCCGGTCTGCTACGGACCTGCCTGCGCGCCCGACCTCGACGACCTCGCCGCACACGCCGGCCTGTCGCGGCAGGAGGTGGTGGCGCTGCACTGCGCCGGCGACTACCAGGTGGCGATGGTAGGTTTCGCGCCCGGATTTCCCTATCTCATCGGCCTCGACCCGCGCCTGGCGATGCCGCGGCTGGCGAGTCCGCGCACCCACGTGCCCGCCGGCAGCGTCGCGATCGGCGGCGCCCAGGCCGGCATCTATCCGCGCGCGAGTCCCGGCGGCTGGCGCCTCGTCGGGCGCACGCCACTGGCGCTGTTCGACGTGTCCTGGCCCTCGCCGTGCCTGCTGGCGGCGGGCCAGCGCGTCCGATTCCGCGCGATCGACGAAGCTGCGTTCGAAGCGCTGCGGGCGGAGGCGGCGGCATGA
- a CDS encoding biotin-dependent carboxyltransferase family protein, translating to MSIECLAPGVATLLQDAGRTGLRRHGIAQGGALDPWSFALANLLAGNPAGAPALEITLLGPRLRFHSAARIALCGGGIEAEADGMPLPISRPVDVPGGCVLRLGRCREGARAYLAVCGGFRVAPVLGSASTDLRAGFGGILGRPLRRGDRLDLATDNAAGIATVRFPGWWIDPAFDDQPRGGDRVVRLLPGSDATTSPGTLFARSWQVAPASNRQGLRLLGDGIAAADRKERVSEPVVPGTVQLPPDGQPIVLLADAQTHGGYPRIGHAIRADWPALAQLRPGDRLRFAPCTPEEARAALCRQRQRLHRIALALDAKRALA from the coding sequence ATGAGCATCGAGTGCCTCGCGCCCGGCGTCGCCACCCTGCTGCAGGATGCCGGACGGACGGGCCTGCGCCGCCACGGCATCGCCCAGGGCGGCGCGCTGGACCCGTGGTCGTTCGCGCTCGCGAACCTGCTGGCGGGCAATCCGGCAGGCGCGCCCGCGCTGGAGATCACGCTGCTCGGACCGAGACTGCGCTTCCACTCCGCCGCGCGCATTGCGCTGTGCGGGGGCGGGATCGAGGCGGAGGCCGACGGGATGCCGCTGCCCATCTCGCGCCCGGTGGACGTTCCCGGCGGCTGCGTGTTGCGCCTGGGCCGATGTCGCGAGGGCGCGCGTGCCTATCTCGCGGTGTGCGGCGGCTTCCGGGTCGCACCGGTGCTGGGGAGCGCCAGTACCGACCTGCGCGCGGGGTTCGGCGGAATCCTGGGCCGGCCGCTGCGGCGCGGCGACCGTCTCGACCTCGCCACCGACAATGCCGCCGGCATCGCAACGGTGCGCTTTCCAGGCTGGTGGATCGACCCGGCCTTCGATGACCAGCCACGCGGCGGCGATCGCGTGGTGCGGCTGCTTCCCGGATCCGACGCCACCACGTCGCCGGGGACGCTGTTCGCCAGATCCTGGCAGGTCGCGCCCGCCAGCAACCGCCAGGGGCTGCGCCTGCTCGGCGACGGTATCGCGGCCGCGGATCGGAAAGAACGCGTGTCCGAACCGGTGGTCCCCGGCACCGTGCAACTGCCGCCGGACGGCCAGCCGATCGTCCTGCTCGCCGATGCGCAGACCCACGGCGGCTACCCGCGCATCGGCCACGCGATCCGCGCCGACTGGCCGGCGCTGGCGCAGCTGCGGCCCGGCGACCGCCTGCGCTTCGCACCCTGCACGCCGGAAGAGGCCCGCGCCGCGCTTTGCCGTCAGCGCCAGCGCCTGCATAGAATCGCGCTGGCCCTCGACGCGAAGCGCGCCCTTGCCTGA
- a CDS encoding 5-oxoprolinase subunit PxpA, whose protein sequence is MPDRIDFNCDLGEGCGDDAAIVPHISSASIACGGHAGDEATMRATVALCQAHGVAIGAHPSFVDREYFGRRELTLGPGAIHVLVLAQVRRLASVCDAARAPLRHVKPHGALYNLAARDTDVADAVAAAVHAIDPTLWLYAQSGSALAEAGRLAGLPVAEEAFAERSYGADGRLTPRDRPGAVIDDLDAALAQVRMLLREGAVIALDGTRVPLRADTLCLHGDRPDAARFAAALRAALEAEGIRVRAPDAAA, encoded by the coding sequence TTGCCTGACCGTATCGATTTCAACTGCGACCTCGGCGAAGGCTGTGGCGACGACGCCGCGATCGTGCCGCACATCAGCTCGGCCAGCATCGCCTGCGGCGGCCACGCCGGGGACGAGGCGACCATGCGCGCGACCGTGGCGCTGTGCCAGGCGCACGGCGTGGCGATCGGCGCGCATCCCTCGTTCGTCGATCGCGAGTACTTCGGCCGTCGCGAGCTCACCCTCGGCCCGGGCGCCATCCACGTACTGGTGCTGGCGCAGGTGCGGCGGCTGGCATCAGTGTGCGATGCGGCCCGGGCGCCCCTGCGCCACGTCAAGCCGCACGGCGCACTCTACAACCTCGCCGCGCGCGACACCGATGTCGCCGATGCCGTCGCCGCCGCGGTCCATGCCATCGATCCCACGCTGTGGCTGTACGCGCAGTCCGGCTCGGCCCTGGCCGAGGCCGGCCGTCTCGCCGGCCTGCCCGTCGCCGAGGAAGCCTTCGCCGAACGCAGCTACGGCGCCGATGGGCGCCTCACGCCACGCGACCGGCCCGGCGCGGTGATCGACGACCTCGACGCGGCCCTGGCGCAGGTGCGCATGCTGCTGCGCGAGGGCGCGGTGATCGCGCTCGACGGCACCCGCGTCCCGCTGCGCGCCGACACCCTGTGCCTGCACGGCGATCGACCCGACGCCGCGCGCTTCGCCGCCGCCCTGCGTGCCGCCCTGGAAGCCGAAGGCATCCGCGTGCGCGCGCCGGACGCGGCCGCATGA
- a CDS encoding DUF969 domain-containing protein: MNWWPLLGIALVVLGFVLRLNPALVVVAAGIATGLLAGITPLDVLALIGEAFTKQRYLALFLLTLPAIGLLERHGLKERAQQWIARLRGATTGRALTAYLGGRQLLSALGLVDLGGHAQTVRPLMAPMAVGAAENAHGTLPQASVERIKAMTAASENVGRFFGEDVFIAFGAVLLMQGFFAEHGIVLEPLHIALWGIPTAICAFLIHASRLLRMDAQLAREAAALRDAANRQPAA, from the coding sequence ATGAACTGGTGGCCGCTGCTCGGCATCGCCCTGGTCGTGCTCGGCTTCGTGCTGCGGCTCAATCCCGCGCTGGTGGTGGTGGCCGCCGGCATCGCCACCGGCCTGCTCGCGGGCATCACCCCGCTGGACGTGCTGGCGCTGATCGGCGAGGCCTTCACCAAGCAGCGCTACCTCGCCCTGTTCCTGCTCACGCTGCCGGCGATCGGCCTGCTCGAACGCCATGGCCTGAAGGAACGCGCGCAGCAGTGGATCGCGCGCCTGCGCGGCGCCACCACCGGCCGCGCGCTCACGGCTTATCTCGGCGGCCGGCAGTTGCTGTCGGCACTCGGCCTGGTCGACCTCGGCGGTCATGCGCAGACGGTGCGCCCATTGATGGCGCCGATGGCGGTCGGCGCCGCCGAGAACGCCCACGGCACGCTGCCGCAGGCCAGCGTCGAGCGGATCAAGGCCATGACCGCCGCCAGCGAGAACGTCGGCCGCTTCTTCGGCGAGGATGTCTTCATCGCCTTCGGCGCGGTGCTGCTGATGCAGGGCTTCTTCGCCGAACACGGCATCGTGCTCGAACCGCTGCATATCGCGCTGTGGGGGATTCCGACCGCGATCTGCGCTTTCCTCATCCACGCCTCGCGGCTGTTGCGGATGGACGCGCAACTGGCGCGCGAGGCGGCGGCGCTGCGGGATGCGGCAAACCGGCAACCGGCCGCGTGA
- a CDS encoding DUF979 domain-containing protein gives MITLQMIYWLAGAYLLAVAALGLRDRHNPRRHATALFWALLGLMFLAADRLAPAVVGVVVVMLACLAGFGGLGRGRYDEPSDEAKRIEATRLGNRLFWPALLIPGVCVLLAVVLKDVSFGGVYLLGREQTTLVALGVACVVAAIAASRLTRQSPWSAVEQSRRLIDAVGWAALLPLLLATLGGVFAAAGVGEAVAALVEMAIPVDNRFVVVLAYALGMALFTMVMGNAFAAFPVMTAGIGLPLLVQLHGADAAPLAAIGMLSGYCGTLLTPMAANFNLVPAALLELKDPNAVIRQQVATALPLLACNIALMYFIVFR, from the coding sequence GTGATCACGCTGCAGATGATCTACTGGCTCGCCGGCGCCTACCTGCTGGCGGTGGCCGCGCTCGGCCTGCGCGACCGCCACAACCCGCGCCGCCACGCGACCGCGCTGTTCTGGGCCCTGCTCGGGCTGATGTTCCTGGCCGCGGACCGGCTGGCGCCGGCCGTCGTCGGCGTCGTGGTCGTGATGCTGGCCTGCCTCGCGGGCTTCGGCGGGCTGGGCCGGGGCCGCTACGACGAGCCGTCCGACGAGGCGAAACGGATCGAAGCCACGCGCCTGGGCAACCGCCTGTTCTGGCCGGCGCTGCTGATCCCCGGGGTCTGCGTGCTGCTGGCGGTGGTGCTGAAGGATGTCTCGTTCGGCGGCGTGTACCTGCTCGGCCGCGAACAGACCACCCTGGTCGCGCTCGGCGTCGCCTGCGTGGTCGCGGCGATCGCCGCCTCCCGGCTGACGCGGCAATCGCCGTGGAGCGCGGTGGAGCAGTCTCGCCGCCTGATCGACGCCGTCGGCTGGGCCGCGCTGCTGCCGCTGCTGCTGGCCACCCTGGGCGGCGTCTTCGCGGCCGCGGGCGTCGGCGAGGCGGTGGCGGCGCTGGTGGAAATGGCGATCCCGGTCGACAACCGCTTCGTGGTGGTGCTCGCCTACGCGCTGGGCATGGCGCTGTTCACGATGGTCATGGGCAATGCGTTCGCCGCGTTCCCGGTGATGACCGCGGGCATCGGCCTGCCGCTGCTGGTGCAGCTGCACGGGGCCGATGCCGCGCCGCTGGCCGCGATCGGCATGCTCTCGGGCTACTGCGGCACCCTGCTCACGCCGATGGCGGCGAACTTCAACCTCGTGCCCGCCGCGCTGCTGGAACTGAAGGATCCGAACGCGGTGATCCGCCAGCAGGTCGCCACCGCGCTGCCGCTGCTGGCGTGCAACATCGCATTGATGTACTTCATCGTCTTCCGATGA
- the pcp gene encoding pyroglutamyl-peptidase I encodes MRNVLLAGFAPFDGAAGNPSWDAARALDGEEIAGHRVVARRLPVEFGVARDALRRAIRETRPTLVLCTGLAAGRDAISIERVAINVDDARIPDNAGRQPVDLPVVRGGPAAYFSTLPIKAMYAAIHEAAIPVEVSQSAGTYVCNHVFYGLMHMLRRRRIRAGFVHVPPAIDNAAEGTTGVLPMESIVAALRIALRVALTTQQDHRIGAGATD; translated from the coding sequence ATGCGAAACGTGCTGCTCGCCGGTTTCGCGCCGTTCGACGGTGCCGCGGGCAACCCGAGCTGGGACGCGGCGCGCGCGCTCGACGGCGAGGAGATCGCCGGTCACCGCGTCGTGGCGCGACGGCTGCCGGTCGAGTTCGGCGTGGCGCGCGATGCGCTGCGCCGCGCGATCCGCGAGACGCGCCCCACCCTCGTGCTGTGCACCGGCCTGGCCGCCGGACGCGACGCGATCTCGATCGAGCGCGTCGCGATCAACGTCGACGATGCCCGCATTCCCGACAACGCCGGACGCCAGCCGGTCGATCTGCCGGTGGTGCGCGGCGGCCCGGCGGCCTATTTCTCGACCCTGCCGATCAAGGCGATGTACGCCGCGATCCACGAGGCCGCCATCCCGGTGGAAGTCTCGCAGAGCGCCGGCACCTACGTGTGCAACCATGTCTTCTACGGGCTGATGCACATGCTGCGGCGGCGCAGGATCCGCGCGGGTTTCGTGCACGTACCGCCAGCGATCGACAACGCCGCTGAAGGGACCACCGGCGTGCTGCCGATGGAATCGATCGTGGCAGCGCTTCGCATCGCGCTACGTGTCGCACTCACGACGCAGCAAGACCACCGGATCGGCGCGGGCGCGACGGACTAG
- the dcd gene encoding dCTP deaminase — protein sequence MSIKSDRWIRRMSEQQGMIEPFEPGQVKQAAGGRIVSYGTSSYGYDVRCSREFKVFTNINSTIVDPKHFDPKSFVDIEADECIIPPNSFALARTVEYFRIPRDTLVVCLGKSTYARCGIIVNVTPLEPEWEGHVTLEFSNTTPLPARIYANEGVAQMLFFQSDADDVCETSYRDRGGKYQGQTGVTLPKT from the coding sequence ATGAGCATCAAGAGCGACCGCTGGATCCGGCGCATGTCCGAGCAGCAAGGCATGATCGAGCCGTTCGAGCCGGGGCAGGTCAAGCAGGCCGCCGGTGGCCGCATCGTCAGCTACGGCACCTCCAGCTACGGCTACGACGTGCGCTGCTCGCGCGAGTTCAAGGTGTTCACCAACATCAACTCGACCATCGTCGATCCCAAGCACTTCGATCCCAAGAGCTTTGTCGACATCGAGGCCGACGAGTGCATCATCCCGCCCAACAGCTTCGCCCTTGCGCGCACGGTCGAGTACTTCCGCATCCCGCGCGACACCCTGGTGGTGTGCCTGGGCAAGAGCACGTACGCGCGCTGCGGGATCATCGTCAACGTCACGCCGCTGGAGCCCGAATGGGAGGGCCACGTGACGCTGGAGTTCAGCAACACCACGCCGCTGCCGGCGCGCATCTACGCCAACGAGGGCGTGGCGCAGATGCTGTTCTTCCAGTCCGACGCCGACGACGTGTGCGAGACCTCGTACCGCGACCGCGGCGGCAAGTACCAGGGCCAGACCGGGGTCACGCTGCCGAAGACCTGA